Proteins from a single region of Octopus bimaculoides isolate UCB-OBI-ISO-001 chromosome 11, ASM119413v2, whole genome shotgun sequence:
- the LOC106870604 gene encoding uncharacterized protein LOC106870604 isoform X2 yields MEFYRFFRMEIPILQNKSILDCCMSTLREWKKLAWFGTIAFTLFTLMNFFQYTKNQTSIDARNNIPAGKEKGHLKTIIDMLCPNSGTLCTERIEMNGKEDIFSDFSEKLRRHVEQCIEKLQNFPPVTYQHTLLTLFTTWDYHDSKKELHENTVRNWLALGPSVKVIVFSTNPETRIFCEKIGCNYQSITVQRVTGVPLLKSMYLEAQKSFDSFFYAFANADILFEANLIKTLERVLYMFNNTEKAILIIGQRTNVMNVTKEEAVPVDSVTKIALDRGTIFRTDAEDYFITSRPFPWKAFPDFIVGSPAYDNWLVAYAIHNNFLTIDATNSIIAVHQTTRSGNYDGHHKRFTDYNLKLIRKIRSRVNVLAGHTICTKYFAQKDFCGLTEILLRRTNPCAKPKSRRG; encoded by the exons ATGGAATTTTACCGTTTTTTTCGCATGGAAATCCCTATCCTTCAAAACAAG agtaTCTTGGATTGCTGTATGTCTACGCTTCGAGAATGGAAAAAGTTAGCCTGGTTTGGCACAATTGCGTTCACACTTTTTACGTTAATGAACTTTTTTCAATACACAAAGAACCAGACTAGCATCGATGCCAGAAATAATATTCCAGCTGGAAAGGAAAAAGGACATCTGAAGACCATCATCGACATGTTATGTCCAAACAGTGGGACACTCTGCACTGAGAG GATTGAAATGAATGGCAAAGAGGATATATTCTCTGACTTCAGTGAAAAATTACGACGCCATGTGgaacaatgtattgaaaagttgCAAAACTTTCCTCCGGTTACTTACCAACACACCCTTTTGACTCTCTTCACAACATGGGATTATCATGATTCTAAGAAAGAACTCCATGAAAACACCGTCCGTAATTGGCTTGCATTAGGTCCGTCCGTCAAGGTGATTGTCTTCTCTACCAATCCTGAGACAAGAATTTTCTGTGAAAAGATTGGTTGTAATTACCAGTCTATCACTGTTCAGCGTGTAACTGGAGTGCCTTTATTGAAATCAATGTATTTAGAAGCACAGAAATCATTTGATAGCTTTTTTTATGCATTTGCCAATGCGGATATTTTATTTGAAGCAAATCTAATCAAGACATTGGAGCgtgttttgtatatgtttaatAATACAGAAAAGGCAATTTTGATAATTGGACAACGGACAAATGTTATGAATGTTACCAAAGAAGAAGCTGTTCCAGTTGATTCTGTGACTAAAATTGCCCTGGACCGTGGAACTATATTCCGAACTGATGCTGAAGATTATTTCATTACATCAAGGCCATTTCCATGGAAAGCATTTCCAGATTTCATTGTTGGAAGTCCAGCATATGATAATTGGTTAGTTGCATATGCTattcataataatttcttaacGATAGATGCCACAAATTCTATCATAGCTGTACATCAGACCACGAGGTCTGGAAACTATGATGGGCATCACAAACGCTTTACGGATTATAATcttaaattaattagaaaaatacgCTCACGGGTTAATGTCCTTGCTGGACACACAatttgtacaaaatattttgctcaaaaagACTTTTGTGGGCTCACAGAAATTCTTCTGCGCAGAACAAATCCTTGTGCCAAGCCAAAATCCAGAAGAGGatga
- the LOC106870604 gene encoding uncharacterized protein LOC106870604 isoform X3, whose amino-acid sequence MSTLREWKKLAWFGTIAFTLFTLMNFFQYTKNQTSIDARNNIPAGKEKGHLKTIIDMLCPNSGTLCTERIEMNGKEDIFSDFSEKLRRHVEQCIEKLQNFPPVTYQHTLLTLFTTWDYHDSKKELHENTVRNWLALGPSVKVIVFSTNPETRIFCEKIGCNYQSITVQRVTGVPLLKSMYLEAQKSFDSFFYAFANADILFEANLIKTLERVLYMFNNTEKAILIIGQRTNVMNVTKEEAVPVDSVTKIALDRGTIFRTDAEDYFITSRPFPWKAFPDFIVGSPAYDNWLVAYAIHNNFLTIDATNSIIAVHQTTRSGNYDGHHKRFTDYNLKLIRKIRSRVNVLAGHTICTKYFAQKDFCGLTEILLRRTNPCAKPKSRRG is encoded by the exons ATGTCTACGCTTCGAGAATGGAAAAAGTTAGCCTGGTTTGGCACAATTGCGTTCACACTTTTTACGTTAATGAACTTTTTTCAATACACAAAGAACCAGACTAGCATCGATGCCAGAAATAATATTCCAGCTGGAAAGGAAAAAGGACATCTGAAGACCATCATCGACATGTTATGTCCAAACAGTGGGACACTCTGCACTGAGAG GATTGAAATGAATGGCAAAGAGGATATATTCTCTGACTTCAGTGAAAAATTACGACGCCATGTGgaacaatgtattgaaaagttgCAAAACTTTCCTCCGGTTACTTACCAACACACCCTTTTGACTCTCTTCACAACATGGGATTATCATGATTCTAAGAAAGAACTCCATGAAAACACCGTCCGTAATTGGCTTGCATTAGGTCCGTCCGTCAAGGTGATTGTCTTCTCTACCAATCCTGAGACAAGAATTTTCTGTGAAAAGATTGGTTGTAATTACCAGTCTATCACTGTTCAGCGTGTAACTGGAGTGCCTTTATTGAAATCAATGTATTTAGAAGCACAGAAATCATTTGATAGCTTTTTTTATGCATTTGCCAATGCGGATATTTTATTTGAAGCAAATCTAATCAAGACATTGGAGCgtgttttgtatatgtttaatAATACAGAAAAGGCAATTTTGATAATTGGACAACGGACAAATGTTATGAATGTTACCAAAGAAGAAGCTGTTCCAGTTGATTCTGTGACTAAAATTGCCCTGGACCGTGGAACTATATTCCGAACTGATGCTGAAGATTATTTCATTACATCAAGGCCATTTCCATGGAAAGCATTTCCAGATTTCATTGTTGGAAGTCCAGCATATGATAATTGGTTAGTTGCATATGCTattcataataatttcttaacGATAGATGCCACAAATTCTATCATAGCTGTACATCAGACCACGAGGTCTGGAAACTATGATGGGCATCACAAACGCTTTACGGATTATAATcttaaattaattagaaaaatacgCTCACGGGTTAATGTCCTTGCTGGACACACAatttgtacaaaatattttgctcaaaaagACTTTTGTGGGCTCACAGAAATTCTTCTGCGCAGAACAAATCCTTGTGCCAAGCCAAAATCCAGAAGAGGatga